TCGGCAGCTACTACACGACGGTGGCCGGACCGCCCGACGCCTATCCCGAATCGGTCGCCTTCGCCGCCAAATTCAAGCGGCGGTTCGGCAAGGACGTGGAGTCGTTCGGCATGTACGGCTACGACGCTGCCGCGGTCGGCCTGCAAGCGATCGCCCAGGCAATCCGCGCCGGCGGCGGCCGGAAGCCGACGCGCGCCCAGGTTTCGACGGCGGTCCGCAGGATCAAGAACTTCAAGGGAGTGACCGGAGCGATTGCGTTCGACGACAAGGGCGATCCCGTCAAGGCCAAGTACTTCGTGCTGCAGTTCGTCAAGCGGAGCTATCCAGGGAAAGTCGCCAAGGTGATCGAGCAGCAGGCTCCCCGCGGCAAGAAATCATAGCGCCGGCCGGAACCGCAACGTTCCTACCCGCGAAACCGAAAACCGAAAGGAAGCGATCCGCCGCGCCGACGTACCCCTCGCCGGCGCCCGCGCCTCGCGAGTCGAAGGTCATGAAACGGAAGCTGCGTGTCGCCGTCCTCTACGGCGGCAAGTCCGCCGAGCACGAGATCTCGCTGATCTCGGCGCGCAACGTCGTCGCCGCGATGGACCGGCGCAAGTACCGCGTCGAGGCGATCGCCATCGACGGGCGGGGCCGCTGGTATCTCGACGAGCGCCAGCGGCTTCTCTCCGGCGGCGCCCGGCGCGTGCCCGCGCGCCGCGCCGGCACCCTGCTGGCGGTGCTCCCGGGCGGCGGCGGGCGCTCGCTGATTCCGGTCTCGGCGCATCGCGCCCTTCAGGCCATCGATGTCGTCTTCCCGGTCCTCCACGGGCCGTTCGGCGAGGACGGCACGGTGCAGGGTCTGCTCGAGCTGATGGATCTTCCGTTCGTCGGCGCGGGCGTGCTCGGCTCGGCGCTCGGCATGGACAAGGACGTGATGAAGCGGCTGCTCCGCGACGCCGGCATTCCGGTGGCCAGGTTTCTCGCGTTCACGAGCGCGGAGCGGGAATCGATCGATTTCGGGAGCGTGCGGCGCCTGCTCGGCCTGCCGCTGTTCGTCAAGCCCGCGAACCTCGGCTCGTCGGTGGGGATCAGCAAGGCGGGCGACCGCGACGAGTTCGAGCGCGCGGTGCGGGAAGCCTTCCGCTTCGACCGCAAGATCCTCGTCGAGCAGTTCGTGGCCGGCCGCGAGATCGAGTGCTCGGTCCTGGGCAACGAGCGGCCGGTCGCCTCGCTTCCGGGCGAGATCGTCACCCGGCACGAGTTCTACTCGTACCGCGCGAAGTACGTCGACGCGCACGGTGCCGAGCTGGTGATCCCCGCGCGCCTGCCCGAGCGCGTCGTCGAGGCCGTGCGCCGGACCGCGGTGCGGACCTTTCAGGTGCTGGGCTGCGAGGGCATGGCCCGCGTCGATTTCTTCGTCAAGCGCGGCGGCCGCGTCGTGGTCAACGAGATCAACACGATCCCGGGCTTCACCCAGATCAGCATGTACCCGAAGCTCTGGGAGGCCAGCGGCGTTTCCTATCCGGCGCTGATCGACCGGCTGATCGAGCTGGCGCTGGAGCGCCACCGGCGGCTGAAGGCGCTGCGCACCACACGCTGAAGCCCGGCGGTTCCGCTTTCCGCCCCGCGCTCAATCCATCTGGCGGCGCAGGAAGGTCGGGATGTCGTACTTGTCGTCCTCCTCCTGGCCGGTGGCGAGCTGCAGGGTGTTCTTGCCGAGCGTCACCAGCTCGACCTCGTCGCTTCCGGCCTTCTTGCGCTGCCACGTCGGGCTGTCCATGTCGTCGATGATGGTCCCGAGGTGGACGACCTTCTTGCCCTTCGCCGCGGCGGCGGCCGGAATCCCGTTCGCCTGGTGCAGGGGCGCTGCGGGCTTCGCCTCCTCCTTGGAGACGCCGAAGCCGGTGGCGATCACGGTGATGCGGATCTCCTCGGTCATGCTCTCGTCGATCACCGCGCCGAAGATGATGTTGGCGTCCTCGTGCGCTTCCTCCTGAATCATCGACGCCGCCTCGTTGACCTCGTGCAGGCAGAGGTCGGGACCGCCGGTGATGTTGATCAGCACCCCGCGCGCTCCCTGGATCGACACGTCCTCGAGCAGCGGGCTCGAGATCGCCCTCTGCGCCGCCTCGATCGCGCGGTTTTCGCCGGTCGCGGACGCGGCGCCCATCAGGGCGAGGCCCATTTCCGACATCACGGTGCGCACGTCGGCGAAGTCGAGGTTGATCAGGCCCGGCGTGATGATCAGATCGGAGATGCCGCGCACCGCCTGGAGCAGCACGTCGTCGGCCTTGTGGAAGGCCTCCAGCATCGTCGTGGTCTTGGCGGCGATGCTGAGCAAGCGCTGGTTGGGAATCACGATCAACGTGTCGACGCTGCGCTGCAGCTCCTCGATCCCCTCTTCGGCCTGGCGCATCCGCTTCTTCCCCTCGAACGCGAACGGCTTGGTGACCACTCCCACCGTGAGCGCTCCGACCTCGCGCGCCACCCGGGCGATCACCGGCGCGCCGCCGGTTCCCGTGCCGCCGCCCATGCCCGCGGTGATGAAGATCATGTCGGAACCGGAGAGATACTCCCGGATCACCTCCTGGTCCTCGAGCGCCGCGCGCCGCCCGATCTCCGGATTGGCGCCCGCCCCCAGCCCCTTGGTGACCGTGCCGCCGAGCTGGATCTTCACCGGCGCGCGGTTCGCCTCGAGCGACTGCGCGTCGGTGTTGGCGACCAGGAACTCGACGCCGTTGAGCTTCGCCCCGATCATCGTGTTCACCGCATTGCCGCCGCCGCCCCCGACCCCGATCACCTTGATGCGGGCGTTGAGGTTGAACTGCTCTACGAGCTCGAACATAAGCTTTCCTCCTTGAAAGTTGGATCCGAAACGTTGGTCTCCCCGTCTAGAAAAACTCGCTCAGCCAGTCCGACATCCGGTGCTTGACCTTGGCGAGCAGGTTGTGGTCCTGGACCGCGCTGGCGCCGCGATCGTGGCGCCTGAGGCCGTAGAGCACCAGGCCGACCCCCGTCGCGTAGGCCGGTGTCGAGATCACGTCCACCAGGCCGCTCACGTGGCCCGGCACCCCCAGCCGCACCGGCATGCCCATCACCTGTTCGGCCATCTCGACCGCTCCCGGCAGCAGCGCCGCTCCGCCGGTCAGCACCACCCCGGCGGAGAGAAACTCCTCGTAGCCCGAGCGCGCGATCTCGCGCCGCACGAGCTGAAAGACCTCGTCCATGCGCGGCTCGATGATCTCGCAGAGGATCTGCCGCGACACCGTCCGCGCGGCCTTGCCGGCGGCGCTCGGCACCTCCACGCGCTCCTCGTGGCGCGCCATCACGCCCCGGGCCATGCCGTGGCGCAGCTTGATGCGCTCGGCGTCGGCGAACGGCGTTCGCAGCCCGGTGGCGATGTCGTTGGTGACGTGGTTGCCGCCGACCGGCAGCACGGCGGTGTGCTTCACGGTGCCGTCGTGGAACACCGCGATGTCGGTGGTCCCGCTTCCCATGTCGACGACGGCGACGCCCAGCTCGCGCTCCTCGGCGTTCAGCACCGCGTCCGCGGAGGCTAGCGGCGCGAGCACGATCTCGGCGACGTTGAGGCGCGAGCGGTTGCAGCACTTGACGATATTCTGCGCGACCGTCGCCGCGCCGGTGACGATGTGCACCCGGGCCTCGAGCCGAACGCCCGACATCCCGAGAGGCTCCTTGATGCCGTCCTGGTCGTCGATGATGTAGTGCTGCGGCAGGATGTGGAGCACCTCCTGGTCCATGGGGATCGCCACCGCGCGCGCGGCGTCGAGCACGCGGTCGAGGTCCCGTGGCCGCACCTCCCTGTTTTTCAGGGCGACGATTCCGTGGCTGTTGAAGCTCTTGATATGGCTGCCGGCGATCCCGGTGAAGACCGTGTGGATCTCGCAGCCGGCCATCAGCTCGGCCTCCTCGACCGCCTTGGCGACCGCCGCGGTCGTGCTCTCGATGTTGATCACCACTCCCTTGCGCAAGCCCTGCGACGCGTGCGAGCCGACGCCGATGATCTCCGTCCCCTGATCGGTCCACTCGCCCACGACGGCGCATACCTTCGAGGTTCCGATATCCAACCCGACGACGATGTTGTTCTTTTTCGCCATAGTCCCAATCGCCTTGAAACAACCGTTCCTTCGACTAGCGCGACGCGCGGCGCAGCCGCGCCACCACCTGATCCCGAAAGCTCGCGTCGAGCGAGATCAGCTTTTCCTCGTTTCCCTTCCAGAGCGACAGCACGCGATCCAGGCGCTCGAGCTTTGCCTCCCAGTCCCCCGACCCGACGTGCAGCGCCAGCGGCAGCGCGGTGGTATAGACCACCAGACGGTCGGGCGCGTCGAAATGGATCTCGGAGAGCGTCCGGGACCTTTCGGTCATGAGCTCGCTCAGCCGCAGCGCGTCGCGGATGCGCCGGCGGACGTCGGGGCCCCCGCCGCGCAGCTCCTCGCGTGCGAGCCCGGTCAGCATCGGGAAGCTCACGCTCTCTTCGGGGCCGACCTCCTTGAAGACCACGCCGTCGGCGTCGACGTAGTAGAGCCGCCCGATCGCCACGATCGCCTTAGGCTCCCGCTCCTCGACCTCGATCACGACGCGGCCGGGAAACTCGCGGCGCACCGAGACGCGGCGCACCCACGGATGCTTCGCCACCTTGCGTTCGATCGCCTCGAGGTCGATCTCCCAGAGGTTCACGCCCGGCTGCAGCCCGGCGAGCGCGACGATCTCGTTTCCCCGGATCCGGTCGCTGCCGCGCACCTGGATCTCGGCCGCGGAAAAATAGGAGCTTTCGAAAAGCGCTCCCGCCGCCGCGCGGGCGATGCCGGGGAGCAGGCTTCCCCAGGTCAGGAGCACGGCCGCGGTCGCGGCCGCCGCCGCAACCGCGACCACGATCATCCCGCGCCGGCGCGCCGACGTCTTGCGCCGGTTGTCCCTGCGACGCCCGAGCAACGTCACGATCTTCCCCCTCGCGCGACGGGCCATGAGGTTTCGATTGCGCTCACGACTCCGGCTTTCCTTCCGGCCACTCGCCGAGAAAACGCACCTCCGGCTGCAGCTCGACGCCGAACCGGGCCTTCACCTCGGCTTGCGCCAGCTCCATCAGCCGGCGGACCTCCGCGGCCTTCGCCCCGCCCAGGTTCACGATGAAGTTGGCGTGCTTCTCCGAAATCTGGCTCTGGCCGATGCGCTTGCCCTTGAGGCCCGCCGCCTCGACCAGCCGCCCGGCGAAATCTCCGGGGGGATTGCGAAACATCGATCCCGAGTTCGGGTGCCCGGCCGGCTGGCTGCTGCGGCGCCGCTGCACCAGCTCGCGCACGCGCGAGCTGACGCGCGCCGGGTCCTCTTTGGCCAGGCGCAGGACCACGCGCGTGACGATCATCCCGGGCGGAAGGTTGGACTCGCGGTACGCGAACCGCATCTCGCCGCGTTCGAAGCGGACGCGCTCGCCGGCGGCGGAGAGACCCTCGACGCGGTCGACGAGCCGCTCGAACTCCGAGCCGTACGCGCCGGCGTTCATCGCCAGCGCCCCTCCCACGCTGCCCGGAATGCCTTCGGCGAACTCCAGGCCGGCGTAGCCGCGCCGCGCCGCCTCGCGAACGAGCTGCGTCACCGCGCAGCCGGCGCCGGCGAGCGCCCGTACGGTTTCGCCCTCTTCGTCCCAGCGCACGCGCCTGAATTCGCCCGACAGGCGGATCACCGCGCCGCGCACGCCGAGGTCGCTCACCAGGACGTTGCTCCCGTTGCCGAGAAAGCAGACCGCCGTACCGTGACGGCGGAGCAACGGCAGCAGCCGCGCCAGCGCCTCCTCGGTGCCGGCCTCGATCAGGTAATCGGCCGGGCCGCCGATCTTGATGGAGGTGAACGGCGCGAGCGGCTCGCACAGCCGGATCGTCAGCCCGGGGATTTTCCGCAACTCCTCGACCAGCTCGCTCACGAACAACCTTCCTGCTAGCCCTTGCCCGGCCATAGCCTCCGTTCCGCGGTGTTTCCGTGGGGCTTCACTTTTCTCCGCTCCGCCCGCCCGCCGCGGCGCGCGGCTGGAGACGCGCCACGAGCGCCTCGGCGACCTGATAGACGTCGCCCGCCCCCAGCGTCAGCGCCACGTCGCCGGGCCGCAGGCTTCGCTCCAGCGATTCCACGATCGCCTCCTTGTCAGCGATGAACTGCACGTCCATGTGGCCGCGCCGCCTGATCGCCTGATACAGCGCTTCGCCGGTGATTTCCGGAATCGGCTCCTCGCCCGCCGGATAGATCTCGGTCAGGATCAGGCGATCCGCGCCGTCGAAGGCGGTCAGAAACTCGTCGAACAGGTCCGCCGTGCGCGTATAGCGGTGGGGCTGGAAGACCACCGTCAGCGGCCGCTTCCAGCTCTCGCGGATGGCGTCGATCGTGGCGCGCGCCTCGGTCGGATGATGCCCGTAGTCGTCGATGACGAGCACGCCTTGCGGTTCGCCCTTGATCTCGAAGCGGCGGTGAATGCCGCTGAACGATTCCAGCGCCTCGGCGGCCCGCGCGAACGGGATCTCCAGCTCGCGCCCGACCGCGAGCGCGGCCAGCGCGTTGCTCACCGTGTGGCGCCCGGGAAGCTGGAGCCGGACGCTCCCCAGCCGGTGGCCGCGGTGCTGCGCCACGAACTCCACGCCGCCGGGGCGGCTCCGGAGGTCGGTCGCGGAAAATTCCGCCTCGGGCGAGAGGCCGTAGGTGACCACGCGCTTGCGCACCTTGGGGAGCAGCGCCCGCACCTGAGGGTCGTCGAGGCAGAGCACCGCCACGCCGTAGAACGGCACTTTGTTGGCGAACGCCAGAAAGCTTTCGTTCAGCCGCTCCATCGAGCGGTGGTAATCGAGGTGCTCGCGATCGATGTTGGTCACCACCGCAATCGTCGGCGAGAGAAAGAGAAAGCTGCCGTCGCTCTCGTCCGCTTCTGCGACCATGAACTCGCCCTGTCCCATCCGCGCGTTGCTCCCGAGCATGTGCACGCGGCCGCCGACCACCGTCGTCGGGTCGAGCCCGGCGGCGCTGAGGACCGCCGAGATCATGGAGGTGGTGGTGGTCTTGCCGTGGCTGCCGGCGACGGCGACGCCGTACTTCATGCGCATCAGCTCCGCCAGCATCTCCGCCCGCGGGATCACCGGGATCTGGCGGCGGCGCGCTT
The Candidatus Zixiibacteriota bacterium DNA segment above includes these coding regions:
- the ftsA gene encoding cell division protein FtsA, which translates into the protein MAKKNNIVVGLDIGTSKVCAVVGEWTDQGTEIIGVGSHASQGLRKGVVINIESTTAAVAKAVEEAELMAGCEIHTVFTGIAGSHIKSFNSHGIVALKNREVRPRDLDRVLDAARAVAIPMDQEVLHILPQHYIIDDQDGIKEPLGMSGVRLEARVHIVTGAATVAQNIVKCCNRSRLNVAEIVLAPLASADAVLNAEERELGVAVVDMGSGTTDIAVFHDGTVKHTAVLPVGGNHVTNDIATGLRTPFADAERIKLRHGMARGVMARHEERVEVPSAAGKAARTVSRQILCEIIEPRMDEVFQLVRREIARSGYEEFLSAGVVLTGGAALLPGAVEMAEQVMGMPVRLGVPGHVSGLVDVISTPAYATGVGLVLYGLRRHDRGASAVQDHNLLAKVKHRMSDWLSEFF
- a CDS encoding FtsQ-type POTRA domain-containing protein, with the protein product MARRARGKIVTLLGRRRDNRRKTSARRRGMIVVAVAAAAATAAVLLTWGSLLPGIARAAAGALFESSYFSAAEIQVRGSDRIRGNEIVALAGLQPGVNLWEIDLEAIERKVAKHPWVRRVSVRREFPGRVVIEVEEREPKAIVAIGRLYYVDADGVVFKEVGPEESVSFPMLTGLAREELRGGGPDVRRRIRDALRLSELMTERSRTLSEIHFDAPDRLVVYTTALPLALHVGSGDWEAKLERLDRVLSLWKGNEEKLISLDASFRDQVVARLRRASR
- the murB gene encoding UDP-N-acetylmuramate dehydrogenase translates to MSELVEELRKIPGLTIRLCEPLAPFTSIKIGGPADYLIEAGTEEALARLLPLLRRHGTAVCFLGNGSNVLVSDLGVRGAVIRLSGEFRRVRWDEEGETVRALAGAGCAVTQLVREAARRGYAGLEFAEGIPGSVGGALAMNAGAYGSEFERLVDRVEGLSAAGERVRFERGEMRFAYRESNLPPGMIVTRVVLRLAKEDPARVSSRVRELVQRRRSSQPAGHPNSGSMFRNPPGDFAGRLVEAAGLKGKRIGQSQISEKHANFIVNLGGAKAAEVRRLMELAQAEVKARFGVELQPEVRFLGEWPEGKPES
- the murC gene encoding UDP-N-acetylmuramate--L-alanine ligase — translated: MLRHTKHRIHFVGIGGIGMSGIAQILLNLGYRVSGSDLRESEATQRLRAAGAQIFIGHQEENLAGEPTVVVISTAVKYSNPEVLEARRRQIPVIPRAEMLAELMRMKYGVAVAGSHGKTTTTSMISAVLSAAGLDPTTVVGGRVHMLGSNARMGQGEFMVAEADESDGSFLFLSPTIAVVTNIDREHLDYHRSMERLNESFLAFANKVPFYGVAVLCLDDPQVRALLPKVRKRVVTYGLSPEAEFSATDLRSRPGGVEFVAQHRGHRLGSVRLQLPGRHTVSNALAALAVGRELEIPFARAAEALESFSGIHRRFEIKGEPQGVLVIDDYGHHPTEARATIDAIRESWKRPLTVVFQPHRYTRTADLFDEFLTAFDGADRLILTEIYPAGEEPIPEITGEALYQAIRRRGHMDVQFIADKEAIVESLERSLRPGDVALTLGAGDVYQVAEALVARLQPRAAAGGRSGEK
- the ftsZ gene encoding cell division protein FtsZ is translated as MFELVEQFNLNARIKVIGVGGGGGNAVNTMIGAKLNGVEFLVANTDAQSLEANRAPVKIQLGGTVTKGLGAGANPEIGRRAALEDQEVIREYLSGSDMIFITAGMGGGTGTGGAPVIARVAREVGALTVGVVTKPFAFEGKKRMRQAEEGIEELQRSVDTLIVIPNQRLLSIAAKTTTMLEAFHKADDVLLQAVRGISDLIITPGLINLDFADVRTVMSEMGLALMGAASATGENRAIEAAQRAISSPLLEDVSIQGARGVLINITGGPDLCLHEVNEAASMIQEEAHEDANIIFGAVIDESMTEEIRITVIATGFGVSKEEAKPAAPLHQANGIPAAAAAKGKKVVHLGTIIDDMDSPTWQRKKAGSDEVELVTLGKNTLQLATGQEEDDKYDIPTFLRRQMD
- the ddlA gene encoding D-alanine--D-alanine ligase, whose amino-acid sequence is MKRKLRVAVLYGGKSAEHEISLISARNVVAAMDRRKYRVEAIAIDGRGRWYLDERQRLLSGGARRVPARRAGTLLAVLPGGGGRSLIPVSAHRALQAIDVVFPVLHGPFGEDGTVQGLLELMDLPFVGAGVLGSALGMDKDVMKRLLRDAGIPVARFLAFTSAERESIDFGSVRRLLGLPLFVKPANLGSSVGISKAGDRDEFERAVREAFRFDRKILVEQFVAGREIECSVLGNERPVASLPGEIVTRHEFYSYRAKYVDAHGAELVIPARLPERVVEAVRRTAVRTFQVLGCEGMARVDFFVKRGGRVVVNEINTIPGFTQISMYPKLWEASGVSYPALIDRLIELALERHRRLKALRTTR